The stretch of DNA AGCCCGGTTTGATGAAGTTGTTGATCATTTCATTTTTCCGGCTCACCGGCTGGATGAATTCAGGATTCTCCTCATAGTATTTCAGCAGGCGATCTGCATATTTGCTCGTGCGCAAGAAATAGGATTCCTCTTTCACGCGATCGACTGGACCTCCGCAATCCGGGCATCTGCCATCTTCCAGCTGTGTCTCGGTGAAGAAGGATTCACAGGAAGTACAATACCAGCCTTCATATTCATCCAAGTAGATATCATCCTGTTCCAATAGCCTGGAAAAGATCTTTTGTACAGTTTCCTTATGACGAGGTTCAGTCGTACGGATGAAATCTGTATTCGTGATCTCCAGCGTCTTCCAGAGTGATTTAATATCTTTTACGATGTTATCCACGTATTCCTGCGGCGTTACTCCTTGTTCTTCCGCTTTGCGCTGGATTTTCTGACCATGTTCATCCGTACCAGTCAAATACGCGACATCATATCCGCGCAGACGCTTATAACGAGCCATCGCATCACCTGCCACTGTCGTATAGGCATGTCCGATGTGCAGCTTGCCACTCGGATAATAGATTGGCGTAGTAATATAAAATGTTTTATTCTCTTTCTGCATCTGCTAACCCTCCATTATAAAAAAAGCTCACCAGCGCGAGCCGCTCGTATCGTTATTACACTTACTCTCTATTGTAGCGACTTTCGGTCATAAATTCCAATCCAGCAGAAAAATTTTCTTCTCTAAAGCGACAAAAAAATAAGCAGATATACGTATTTCTATGGTAATAATCCAACACATGAATCGAATGTGTCGAATAATGTCGAGCATTCGACAAATCCCCTTATCTTCTTTCTATTTATTTTTCACTATTTATCTTACTTATTTTACATATGCATCCATAATAACGGTATTAAATACCTAAAATTTTCCCTTTAATCTGTTTTTACTGCCAGCAACATGCTGGAATTCAAGATTTTTGAATTGACACTTATGTCAATCACTGGTACGATAAGCAGTAGTTAAATTGTCGAATAATGACGAATAAACATATATAAACACCCGAGAGGAGAAACAATGAATGAAATCAACAGGTATTGTACGTAAAGTAGACGAACTGGGAAGAGTTGTTATCCCGATCGAATTGCGCCGCACCCTAGGAATCAACGAGAAAGATGCTTTGGAGATCTATGTAGATGACGATCGCATCATCCTTAAAAAATACAAACCGAACATGACTTGCCATATCACTGGTGAAATCTCCGATGATAACTTGTCCTTGGCAAACGGTAAACTGGTTCTTAGCCGCGAAGGTGCAGAAGAGCTGATCAACGAAATTCAAGCACGTCTGAACAAATAATAAAAACCGCTCCGGCTTTGGAGCGGTTTTCTTTTTATTTACCCGATATGATAGGCCTGATACACATCCCGTTTGGGGAGCTGGCGATCCACAGCCACTTGCTTGATCGCTTGCTTTGAGGATGAACCCTCATTTTCCATATACCATTCGACATGTTCCCGTACACTCATTTCCTGCCAGAAGGCTTGCTCTTCTTCCAGCTGTTCCGCTTCCGAAGCTCCTTCAACGACAAGGCAGAACTCCCCTCTCACTGTTTCAGAGGCTGCCCAATCCAATGCTTCCTGCAATGTCCCTCTCAGGAATTCTTCATACCGCTTTGTCAGCTCCCTGCCTAGTGCCACCCTTCTATCACCGAAGGCAGCCAGCAAGGCAGCCAGTGTCTCTTTCAAGCGATGCGGACTTTCATAGAAAATCAGCGTCGCTGCCACTTTTCGAAGCTTCTCCAATTCACCTGTCAGTTCCTTCTTCTTCCGCGGGAGGAATCCATAAAATTGATAGGCATCTGTCGAAAGTCCGGATCCGACCAATGCGACGAGCGCTGCATTTGCCCCCGGCAATACAACGACCGGAAACCCGGCTTCGGCTGACGCCTGGACCAACTCCTGACCTGGATCGCTAATAGCCGGCATACCAGCATCGCTGACCAGACCGACATTCTTTCCTTCCCCCAGCAGATCCAGGAGCATCTGTTCCCGAGCTTTTCGATTATGCTCATGATAACTGATGAGCGGTGTCGAAATTTCAAAGTGGTTAAACAATTTTTTGGTATTCCGTGTATCCTCTGCAGCAACAGTATGTACTTGTTTTAAAGTCTCCAGCGCTCTCAGCGTAATATCCTGCAAGTTGCCGATCGGCGTGGGAATGATGAACAGCGTTCCTTTGTCCTGTTGTTCAAAACTTTTCTGTGATTGCATTCTGCTTTCCTCCTTCCTGGACGAGAGCCCACTTTCGATGTTTCGGAAGCTGTTTGATCCGGTATTCCTCCCGAAGGGCAGCCTGCCGGGAATCAAAGCCTCTTAAATAAACAAGGATAAAGGGACCCCTGCCTTTTGTATATTTTGCTCCTTTACCAGCAGCGTGCTGCTTCAAGCGTTTAGCGAGCGCATTTGTATATCCTGTATAAAGACTTCCATCCTTGCATTTCAGCATATAGACGAGATGCTCACTTGCTGCCATACAGGATTTCCTCTAGTTCTTCCGTATATCCCCCGTCTTCCTTATGGGAATACAGCGGCGGCAGGATTTTCAAACCGGGACTGCCATTACGGACACCTTCGATCAGAAGGA from Terribacillus sp. FSL K6-0262 encodes:
- a CDS encoding AbrB/MazE/SpoVT family DNA-binding domain-containing protein is translated as MKSTGIVRKVDELGRVVIPIELRRTLGINEKDALEIYVDDDRIILKKYKPNMTCHITGEISDDNLSLANGKLVLSREGAEELINEIQARLNK
- a CDS encoding GIY-YIG nuclease family protein; the protein is MAASEHLVYMLKCKDGSLYTGYTNALAKRLKQHAAGKGAKYTKGRGPFILVYLRGFDSRQAALREEYRIKQLPKHRKWALVQEGGKQNAITEKF
- the rsmI gene encoding 16S rRNA (cytidine(1402)-2'-O)-methyltransferase, with translation MQSQKSFEQQDKGTLFIIPTPIGNLQDITLRALETLKQVHTVAAEDTRNTKKLFNHFEISTPLISYHEHNRKAREQMLLDLLGEGKNVGLVSDAGMPAISDPGQELVQASAEAGFPVVVLPGANAALVALVGSGLSTDAYQFYGFLPRKKKELTGELEKLRKVAATLIFYESPHRLKETLAALLAAFGDRRVALGRELTKRYEEFLRGTLQEALDWAASETVRGEFCLVVEGASEAEQLEEEQAFWQEMSVREHVEWYMENEGSSSKQAIKQVAVDRQLPKRDVYQAYHIG